One part of the Lapillicoccus jejuensis genome encodes these proteins:
- the dusB gene encoding tRNA dihydrouridine synthase DusB, whose protein sequence is MTTTVLDAPVREPLRIGRHVVGSPVVLAPMAGITNRAFRRLCREHGRDSLYVSEMITTRALVERNEETMRLIETGPEEVPRSIQLYSVDPATARAAARILVAEDRADHIDLNFGCPVPKVTRKGGGSALPWKRELFRSIVGAVVEEGARGDVPVTVKMRIGIDDTHETYLEAGLAAEAEGVAAVALHGRTAAQAYSGHADWSAIRRLKETVTSIPVLGNGDVWSAEDALRMVAETGCDGVVVGRGCLGRPWLFADLAAAFAGSGARVTPTLGEVADTLRRHAEFLTEFYDDEGRACRDIRKHVAWYLKGFPAGSSLRNGLALVDTLADLDALLSVLDRDQPWPGDPAEGPRGRAGSPRRVALPDGWLDSRELSAAQREVVAQAELSVSGG, encoded by the coding sequence ATGACCACCACCGTCCTCGACGCCCCCGTCCGCGAGCCGCTGCGCATCGGCCGCCACGTCGTCGGCTCGCCCGTCGTCCTCGCACCGATGGCCGGCATCACCAACCGCGCCTTCCGCCGGCTGTGCCGCGAGCACGGCCGCGACAGCCTCTACGTGTCGGAGATGATCACGACGCGCGCGCTCGTCGAGCGCAACGAGGAGACGATGCGGCTCATCGAGACCGGCCCCGAGGAGGTGCCGCGCTCGATCCAGCTCTACTCGGTCGACCCGGCCACCGCCCGCGCCGCCGCGCGGATCCTCGTCGCCGAGGACCGCGCCGACCACATCGACCTCAACTTCGGCTGCCCCGTCCCCAAGGTCACCCGCAAGGGCGGCGGGTCGGCGCTGCCGTGGAAGCGCGAGCTGTTCCGGTCCATCGTCGGCGCCGTCGTCGAGGAGGGCGCCCGCGGCGACGTCCCCGTCACGGTGAAGATGCGGATCGGCATCGACGACACCCACGAGACCTACCTCGAGGCCGGCCTCGCCGCCGAGGCCGAGGGCGTCGCCGCCGTCGCGCTGCACGGCCGGACCGCCGCCCAGGCCTACTCCGGCCACGCCGACTGGTCCGCGATCCGCCGGCTCAAGGAGACGGTGACGAGCATCCCCGTCCTCGGCAACGGCGACGTCTGGTCCGCCGAGGACGCGCTGCGGATGGTCGCCGAGACCGGCTGCGACGGGGTCGTCGTCGGCCGCGGCTGCCTCGGGCGGCCGTGGCTGTTCGCCGACCTCGCCGCCGCGTTCGCCGGCTCCGGCGCGCGGGTCACCCCGACCCTCGGCGAGGTCGCCGACACCCTGCGCCGGCACGCGGAGTTCCTCACCGAGTTCTACGACGACGAGGGCCGCGCCTGCCGCGACATCCGCAAGCACGTCGCGTGGTACCTCAAGGGCTTCCCGGCCGGGTCGAGCCTGCGCAACGGCCTCGCCCTCGTCGACACCCTCGCCGACCTCGACGCGCTGCTGTCCGTCCTCGATCGCGACCAGCCCTGGCCGGGCGACCCGGCGGAGGGGCCGCGCGGGCGGGCCGGCTCGCCGCGCCGGGTGGCGCTGCCCGACGGCTGGCTCGACAGCCGCGAGCTGAGCGCGGCGCAGCGCGAGGTCGTCGCCCAGGCCGAGCTGTCGGTCTCCGGCGGCTGA
- a CDS encoding alpha/beta fold hydrolase, with protein MTDPSAGRPRPRVVLVHGSRLSHTQWSPQVRLLEDADLDLVLPDLPGHGARVAEPFTLRRAVGAIAEAVERGDPAAPVVLVGHSLGGYAAMAYAAAFPRRLDGLLLLGSAAVPVGPGAAAYRLVARVTDAVGARRMTRVNDRVLRRLYGDVVEEAIAGGYYFTVTGDAWLEVMARCRPHQLREVTCPVVVAGGRWDQLGVDAHRFARAARDGRVVRIPGAGHAVGFDQPQALADLVREVAEASVRGRDETMGAP; from the coding sequence GTGACCGACCCGTCCGCCGGCCGCCCGCGCCCGCGGGTGGTGCTCGTGCACGGCAGCCGGCTCTCGCACACCCAGTGGTCCCCGCAGGTGCGGCTGCTCGAGGACGCCGACCTCGACCTCGTGCTGCCCGACCTGCCCGGGCACGGGGCCCGCGTCGCGGAGCCGTTCACCCTGCGTCGCGCCGTCGGCGCGATCGCCGAGGCGGTCGAGCGCGGCGACCCGGCCGCCCCCGTCGTGCTCGTGGGGCACTCGCTCGGGGGCTACGCCGCGATGGCGTACGCCGCCGCCTTCCCCCGCCGCCTCGACGGCCTCCTCCTGCTCGGCAGCGCCGCCGTCCCCGTCGGGCCGGGCGCGGCGGCGTACCGGCTCGTCGCCCGGGTGACCGACGCGGTGGGGGCCCGGCGGATGACCCGGGTCAACGACCGCGTGCTGCGGCGCCTGTACGGCGACGTCGTCGAGGAGGCCATCGCCGGCGGCTACTACTTCACGGTGACCGGCGACGCGTGGCTCGAGGTGATGGCCCGCTGCCGGCCGCACCAGCTGCGCGAGGTGACCTGCCCCGTCGTCGTCGCCGGCGGGCGCTGGGACCAGCTCGGGGTCGACGCCCACCGGTTCGCGCGCGCCGCCCGCGACGGGCGCGTCGTGCGGATCCCCGGCGCAGGCCACGCCGTCGGCTTCGACCAGCCGCAGGCCCTCGCCGACCTCGTCCGCGAGGTCGCGGAGGCATCGGTCCGCGGCCGGGATGAGACGATGGGCGCGCCATGA
- a CDS encoding PQQ-dependent sugar dehydrogenase → MTPRPLAAALTLLLAAALSACTSAPPVPTSPSAPAAPADGVPRLAVEEVVGGLEHGWDVGFLPDGRALVTQRPGRITLVSGLRAGATASDVRADLGDLFVRSEGGLMGLVVHPDFATSRAFTTCQTHAEGGQPVDVRLVTWRLADDGASATRTRDLLTGLPISTGRHSGCRPTLMPDGSLVVGTGDTAQGSLPQDLTSLGGKTLRLDLRTGAPWPTNPYAAAADPRQRYVTSSGHRNIQGVAVRAGADGAAEVWTAEHGPSQDDEVNRIRPGGNYGWDPSQGGTVGGYDESVPMTDTARFPDAVPAVWTTGATTQAVCGLAFLTGPQWGPYDGALAVTALKGAKLVLLRLTADGALQDVTVPSETDGPYGRLRAARTGPDGALYVTTSNGEGDRLLRVAPVG, encoded by the coding sequence ATGACGCCGAGACCGCTCGCCGCCGCCCTCACCCTCCTGCTCGCCGCCGCCCTGTCCGCGTGCACCTCGGCGCCGCCGGTGCCCACCTCGCCGTCGGCGCCCGCCGCGCCGGCGGACGGTGTGCCGCGGCTGGCCGTGGAGGAGGTGGTCGGTGGGCTCGAGCACGGCTGGGACGTCGGCTTCCTCCCCGACGGCCGCGCGCTGGTCACCCAGCGCCCGGGGCGGATCACCCTCGTCTCCGGCCTGCGCGCCGGGGCCACGGCGAGCGACGTCCGCGCCGACCTCGGCGACCTGTTCGTGCGGTCCGAGGGCGGGCTGATGGGGCTCGTCGTGCACCCCGACTTCGCCACCAGCCGCGCCTTCACGACCTGCCAGACCCACGCCGAGGGCGGGCAGCCGGTCGACGTCCGGCTCGTCACCTGGCGGCTCGCCGACGACGGGGCGTCGGCGACCCGCACCCGCGACCTGCTGACCGGGCTGCCGATCTCGACCGGGCGGCACTCCGGCTGCCGGCCGACGCTGATGCCGGACGGCTCGCTCGTCGTCGGCACCGGCGACACCGCGCAGGGGTCGCTGCCGCAGGACCTCACCAGCCTGGGCGGCAAGACGCTGCGGCTCGACCTGAGGACCGGCGCGCCGTGGCCGACCAACCCGTACGCCGCCGCGGCGGACCCCCGCCAGCGCTACGTCACCTCCTCCGGCCACCGCAACATCCAGGGCGTCGCCGTCCGGGCGGGCGCCGACGGCGCCGCCGAGGTGTGGACGGCCGAGCACGGCCCCAGCCAGGACGACGAGGTCAACCGGATCCGCCCCGGCGGCAACTACGGCTGGGACCCGTCGCAGGGCGGGACCGTCGGCGGCTACGACGAGTCGGTGCCGATGACCGACACCGCGCGCTTCCCCGACGCCGTCCCGGCCGTGTGGACGACGGGCGCGACGACCCAGGCCGTGTGCGGGCTCGCCTTCCTCACCGGGCCGCAGTGGGGTCCGTACGACGGCGCGCTCGCCGTCACCGCGCTCAAGGGCGCCAAGCTCGTCCTGCTGCGGCTCACCGCGGACGGGGCGCTGCAGGACGTCACCGTGCCGAGCGAGACCGACGGGCCGTACGGGCGGCTGCGGGCGGCCCGCACCGGACCGGACGGCGCCCTCTACGTCACGACGAGCAACGGCGAGGGGGACCGCCTGCTGCGCGTCGCCCCCGTAGGGTGA
- a CDS encoding DUF3806 domain-containing protein, which translates to MAWFSRKDKRSGPAAAGVPDDGPANGPDGSDDAPEYDPEVPLRVRIRDVGDAERARVEAGLAALADLGVDVDDVTSLGAGLDRATQEWQATPARKRGDEDAAREPWVVGVGEHLVRHSDLEWALVRDAFGTDLAVAQQRDDFAVVPANLVGARWMAGETGWLPGVVAHLLRVRESRRPD; encoded by the coding sequence GTGGCCTGGTTCTCGCGCAAGGACAAGCGGTCCGGCCCCGCCGCCGCGGGCGTCCCGGACGACGGGCCGGCGAACGGTCCCGACGGATCGGACGACGCCCCGGAGTACGACCCCGAGGTCCCGCTGCGGGTGCGGATCCGCGACGTCGGGGACGCCGAGCGCGCCCGCGTCGAGGCCGGGCTGGCCGCCCTCGCCGACCTCGGGGTCGACGTCGACGACGTGACCTCGCTCGGGGCCGGTCTGGACCGGGCGACGCAGGAGTGGCAGGCGACCCCGGCCCGCAAGCGCGGTGACGAGGACGCGGCCCGCGAACCGTGGGTGGTCGGCGTCGGCGAGCACCTCGTGCGGCACAGCGACCTGGAGTGGGCGCTCGTGCGCGACGCCTTCGGCACCGACCTCGCCGTGGCCCAGCAGCGCGACGACTTCGCCGTCGTCCCCGCCAACCTCGTCGGGGCGCGGTGGATGGCGGGCGAGACCGGCTGGCTGCCGGGCGTCGTCGCGCACCTGCTGCGGGTGCGCGAGTCCCGCCGCCCGGACTGA
- a CDS encoding YdeI/OmpD-associated family protein: MGSRVGGTPERPAVFFDGPEDFRAWLEEHHATATELWMGLSKRHVEPRGLTWDEAVPEALCYGWIDSRAEGIDEDSRRQRWTPRKSSSTWSRVNVAHVERLTAEGRMRPAGLAAFARRREDRTGTYSFEREGLELPPAYAQQLAADPAATAFWDAATAGYRKIATAWVTGARQPTTNDKRMGQLVADCAAGRLIPSQRYGTTPAWLARAAAAAAQAASGETGG, encoded by the coding sequence ATGGGCAGCCGGGTGGGCGGGACGCCGGAGCGACCGGCGGTCTTCTTCGACGGACCCGAGGACTTCCGGGCCTGGCTCGAGGAGCACCACGCCACCGCCACCGAGCTGTGGATGGGGCTGAGCAAGCGGCACGTCGAGCCCCGTGGGCTGACCTGGGACGAGGCGGTGCCGGAGGCGCTGTGCTACGGCTGGATCGACTCGAGGGCCGAGGGGATCGACGAGGACTCCCGCCGGCAGCGGTGGACACCGCGCAAGAGCAGCAGCACGTGGTCGCGGGTCAACGTCGCCCACGTCGAGCGGCTGACCGCCGAGGGACGGATGCGACCCGCCGGGCTCGCCGCGTTCGCGCGGCGCCGCGAGGACCGCACCGGGACCTACAGCTTCGAGCGGGAGGGCCTCGAGCTGCCGCCCGCCTACGCGCAGCAGCTCGCCGCCGACCCCGCCGCCACCGCGTTCTGGGACGCGGCGACGGCCGGCTACCGGAAGATCGCCACGGCCTGGGTGACCGGCGCCCGGCAGCCGACCACCAACGACAAGCGGATGGGCCAGCTCGTCGCCGACTGCGCGGCCGGGCGGCTCATCCCGAGCCAGCGCTACGGGACGACGCCCGCCTGGCTCGCTCGCGCGGCGGCGGCTGCGGCGCAGGCCGCGTCGGGCGAGACTGGGGGATGA